From a single Mycolicibacterium mengxianglii genomic region:
- a CDS encoding GGDEF domain-containing protein — protein MQPFTCRLLALTISALTAVNIAMLWSPAGPQGAAARATTVIVAAVSLLMAAAWLRPRWPSKASSWAFALISSLCTAATCLVQSNAAAGLLGCTAFAAIGGYVAFFHSPRHMAGVIVVATAATAVLAGRLGSETDPVFAVCAFLFITMVNVSVPGACRAMVHLLGVDVLASEIDRLTGLLNRDAFYRATGALVSARGRVDDRYLVVLLVTLDNFSLLKSTQGTIACERTLVAVAQTLRETTRNNAIVGRVGDAEFVIADTFSSTDSSPLVERIRGAVATTPPRLTASIGVVCTPLAALSGCPPQELLDELIDLAGQTMADARRGGGNQARYTVCPTPAALDHHRFESDDQW, from the coding sequence ATGCAGCCCTTCACGTGCCGTCTCCTGGCGTTGACGATCTCTGCTCTTACTGCGGTCAACATCGCCATGCTGTGGAGCCCTGCGGGGCCGCAGGGCGCGGCTGCTCGTGCCACCACCGTGATCGTTGCTGCGGTCTCGCTGTTGATGGCCGCGGCGTGGCTGCGTCCGCGGTGGCCGAGCAAGGCATCCTCGTGGGCGTTCGCGCTGATCTCGAGCCTGTGCACCGCAGCAACGTGCCTGGTTCAGTCGAACGCGGCGGCGGGTCTGCTCGGCTGCACCGCCTTTGCCGCCATCGGCGGTTACGTCGCGTTCTTCCATTCACCCCGCCACATGGCGGGCGTGATCGTGGTCGCGACCGCCGCCACAGCGGTGCTGGCGGGGCGGCTCGGGAGTGAAACCGATCCGGTGTTCGCCGTCTGCGCTTTCCTGTTCATCACCATGGTCAACGTGTCGGTGCCGGGAGCCTGCCGGGCGATGGTGCATCTTCTGGGTGTCGACGTGTTGGCCTCGGAGATCGACCGGCTCACCGGCCTGCTGAATCGGGACGCCTTCTACCGCGCCACCGGCGCCCTGGTCTCGGCCCGCGGCCGGGTGGACGACCGCTACCTGGTGGTGCTGCTGGTGACGCTGGACAACTTCAGTCTGCTCAAGAGCACCCAAGGGACGATCGCATGCGAGCGGACCTTGGTGGCGGTGGCCCAGACCCTGCGCGAGACCACGCGAAACAACGCCATCGTGGGCCGGGTGGGTGATGCCGAGTTCGTCATCGCCGACACGTTCTCCTCCACGGATTCCTCTCCGCTCGTCGAGCGGATCCGGGGCGCGGTGGCCACCACACCACCGCGGTTGACGGCGAGCATCGGCGTGGTGTGCACACCGTTGGCGGCATTGTCGGGCTGCCCGCCGCAGGAACTGCTCGATGAGCTGATCGACCTGGCCGGCCAGACCATGGCCGATGCCCGCCGCGGCGGCGGCAATCAGGCGCGCTACACGGTGTGCCCGACCCCGGCCGCCCTCGATCACCACCGGTTCGAGTCCGACGATCAGTGGTAG